In the Burkholderiales bacterium genome, GCACGGGCTGGGAGCCGGCTGGAATTCCGCCAGCCCGTACTGGCGGCAGGCCGAAGAGGCGGTGCTGGAACAGGTCATGTCGCGCATCGATGCGGAATTCGACAGCCTGCAGTGGCTGAAACCCCTCTGGATGGAGCTGACGCGCAGCGAGTTCAGCGACGAGGAGATCGACGCCTTGCTGGCGCATTTCCGCTCCGAGGTCGGGCGCAAACAGGTGCGCATCGTCGATCACACGGTTTCCACCCACGTCATGATGCGGTTGTCCTTTGCGGGCAGACTGAAGGAGGTCCCCGGCGCCGACGAAGAGCGCAGCCGCATGCAGCAGCTCTGGAATGACGAGGATCGCGAGATGCGCTTCTCGATCGAGGGCGCAGCCAACGCTGAAGGCCAGCGCTTCGCCCTTTCGCCGCTCGGCAAGAAATACTTGGTCACGGCCGTGCTCAAGCTCACCGGCCTGCTGAGCCGGCGCATCGAGGACCTGGCCGCGGCGGTCCCCGGCGAGGTGGACGCCGGCATCGGGCGTGTGCAGCCCCTGGTGGAAGAGTTCAAGCATGCGCGCGGCTGACGCTCGCCACGCTCGGCGCAGCCGCGCGCGCGGCGCCCCATGATCGAGACCGACCGGCTGATCGCCACGGCGCCGATTTCGCCTCAGGAAGAGGCATTTGAGCGGGCCCTGCGTCCGCGACACCTCGACGAGTATGTCGGGCAGGAGAAGATCCGGTCACAACTGGCCATCTTCATCACCGCGGCGCGCAAGCGCGCCGAAGCGCTCGACCACGTGCTGCTGTTCGGCCCGCCCGGGCTGGGAAAGACCACGCTGGCACACATCATCGCGCGCGAAATGGGCGTGAACCTGCGGCAAACCTCGGGGCCCGTCCTGGAGCGTCCGGGCGATCTGGCGGCGCTGCTGACGAACCTCGAACCCAACGACGTGCTCTTCATAGACGAGATCCATCGCCTGTCGCCGGTGGTTGAGGAAATTCTGTATCCGGCGCTGGAGGACTATCAGATCGACATCATGATCGGCGAAGGTCCGGCCGCGCGTTCCGTCAAGCTGGATCTGCCGCCCTTCACCCTGATCGGCGCTACCACCCGTGCGGGCATGCTGACCAATCCGTTGCGCGACCGCTTCGGGATCGTGTCCCGGCTGGAGTTCTACAACGCCGCCGAGCTGCAGCGGATCGTCGAGCGTTCGGCGCGCCTGCTCGAAATCCAGACTACGCCCGACGGGGCGCTGGAGATCGCTTCGCGCTCACGCGGCACGCCGCGCATCGCCAACCGGCTGCTGCGCCGCGTGCGCGACTATGCGCAAGTCAAGGCGGGCGGAGTGGTCGATCGCGCTACGGCCGACGCGGGCCTGTCGATGCTCGACGTGGATGCCTGCGGCCTGGACGTCATGGACCGCAAGCTGCTGCTGGCGGTGATGGACAAGTTCGGGGGCGGTCCGGTCGGCATCGACAGCTTGGCCGCAGCCATCGGTGAAGAGCGCGATACGATCGAAGACGTGCTCGAGCCGTTTCTCATTCAGCAAGGCTATCTGCAGCGCACGCCACGCGGGCGCGTCGCCACGGTCAGCGCGTACCGGCATCTGGGGCTGGCGCCCGCGGCGCCGGTACCGCAGGGCAGCGGCGACTTGTGGCGGGGGAACTAGCGATCGCCTTCTCGGTTTCAGTTCGGGTGTACTTTCGGGACACCGATGCGGGCGCAGTGGTGTATCACGGAACCTATCTGGATTACCTGGAACGGGCACGCACCGAATGGCTGCGCAGCCTCGGATTCGACCAGCGCGCGCTCATGCACGAGCACGGTGTCGTGTTCATCGTGCGCGCGCTGCAAGTCGACTATCTCCGTCCGGCCGTCCTGGAGGACGTGTTGCAGGTGAGTGCGGCGCTGCGGGACCTGGGACGGGTGCAGCTCACCCTGGATCAGCAGGTGCGGCGCGGGACGGAACCGCTGGTGCGCGCGTCGGTCAATCTCGCGTGCGTCAGCGCAGGTCAGTTGCGCCCGATGCCGATCCCGCCCCCTTTGCGCGCCGCCTTGTCCGCGGCCGGCGGCGCCGGCGAGCATAGCCGGTTCGCGGCTCGGGAGAGGCACTAGGTGGCCCGTCGGCTCGAACGTCTGTCAACAGGGCCGGCGCTCGCCGTGTTCGTGTTGCGGCTTCGCAGCCGACCCGGCATGCGGGTCGGTCTCCAGTTTCTTAGAGAGGTGTCATGAACCTCAGCCAGGATCTTTCGCTATTGTCCCTCGTGGCCAATGCCAGCGTGCTGGTTCAGCTGGTCATGGCGGTGCTACTGGTGCTGTCGGTGGCTTCGTGGTGGTTCATCTTCCGCAAGATGTTCGTCGTACGTCAGGCGGTCCGGCGTACCGACGATTTCGAGCGCAGCTTCTGGTCCGGCGCCGACTTGGGCACGCTCTATCAGGCCGCGACCAGCGCACGCGCCAGCTCGGGCAGCCTGGAGCGCGTCTTCGAATCCGGTTTCCGCGAGTTCGTCAAGCTGCGCAAACAGCCCGGCATCAGTCTCGCCGTATTGATGGACGGGACGCGGCGCGCGATGCGGGCGACCTACCAGCGGGAGATGGACCACCTGGAGTCGCACCTGTCGTTCCTCGCCACAGTCGGCTCGGTGAGCCCGTACATCGGCCTGTTTGGCACCGTGTGGGGCATCATGAACGCGTTCCGCGGACTGGCCAATGTCGGCCAAGCCACGCTGGCGCATGTCGCGCCGGGCATCGCCGAGGCGCTCGTGGCCACCGCAATGGGACTGTTCGCCGCGATCCCGGCGGTGGTGGCGTTCAACCATTACGTGCGGCACATCGAGCGGCTGTCGACCCGCTTCGAGAGCTTCATGGAAGAGTTTTCCAACATCCTGCAGCGCCAGGCCAACGCTGCGGTGCTGGCGCAGACTCAGAACATGCCGATGATGCAGGGGGTAGCCTGACCATGCTGCGCCGCCATCGCCGGTTGATGAACCAGATCAACGTCGTGCCCTATATCGATGTCATGCTGGTTCTGCTGGTCATCTTCATGGTTACCGCGCCCCTGCTCAATCCTGGAGTCATCGAGCTGCCCACGATCGGCAAGGCTTCCAATCCGCCCGTGCAACCCATGGAGGTCATCGTGCGTGCGAGCGGTGCGCTCTCGGTCGTGGACCGCGCCGTGTCCGCAGTGGAGCGCCCGGTCGCCCGCGAGGAGCTGGTGCAGATCGTCAGGACGAAACAGAAGAACCGGCCCGATCAGGCGGTGGTGATCTCCGCCGACCGGAACGTGAGATACGAAGCTGTACTGCAGGTCATGGATCTGCTGCAGCAGAACCAGGTGAAGAGGGTGGGATTGCTGGCGAATCCCAGGAGCTGATGCGACGTGCGGGTTCAGAACCTGGACGTGTGGCTTCCGGTGTCCTCGCACTGGCGGTGCACGTGATCTTCTTCGCGCTGCTAGTATTCGGAATCAGCTGGCAGAAGAAGGTCACCTTGCCGGTCGTCGCCGACCTTTGGGAGGAACTGCCCGAA is a window encoding:
- the tolQ gene encoding protein TolQ: MNLSQDLSLLSLVANASVLVQLVMAVLLVLSVASWWFIFRKMFVVRQAVRRTDDFERSFWSGADLGTLYQAATSARASSGSLERVFESGFREFVKLRKQPGISLAVLMDGTRRAMRATYQREMDHLESHLSFLATVGSVSPYIGLFGTVWGIMNAFRGLANVGQATLAHVAPGIAEALVATAMGLFAAIPAVVAFNHYVRHIERLSTRFESFMEEFSNILQRQANAAVLAQTQNMPMMQGVA
- the ybgC gene encoding tol-pal system-associated acyl-CoA thioesterase → MAGELAIAFSVSVRVYFRDTDAGAVVYHGTYLDYLERARTEWLRSLGFDQRALMHEHGVVFIVRALQVDYLRPAVLEDVLQVSAALRDLGRVQLTLDQQVRRGTEPLVRASVNLACVSAGQLRPMPIPPPLRAALSAAGGAGEHSRFAARERH
- a CDS encoding ExbD/TolR family protein; the protein is MLRRHRRLMNQINVVPYIDVMLVLLVIFMVTAPLLNPGVIELPTIGKASNPPVQPMEVIVRASGALSVVDRAVSAVERPVAREELVQIVRTKQKNRPDQAVVISADRNVRYEAVLQVMDLLQQNQVKRVGLLANPRS
- the ruvB gene encoding Holliday junction branch migration DNA helicase RuvB; its protein translation is MIETDRLIATAPISPQEEAFERALRPRHLDEYVGQEKIRSQLAIFITAARKRAEALDHVLLFGPPGLGKTTLAHIIAREMGVNLRQTSGPVLERPGDLAALLTNLEPNDVLFIDEIHRLSPVVEEILYPALEDYQIDIMIGEGPAARSVKLDLPPFTLIGATTRAGMLTNPLRDRFGIVSRLEFYNAAELQRIVERSARLLEIQTTPDGALEIASRSRGTPRIANRLLRRVRDYAQVKAGGVVDRATADAGLSMLDVDACGLDVMDRKLLLAVMDKFGGGPVGIDSLAAAIGEERDTIEDVLEPFLIQQGYLQRTPRGRVATVSAYRHLGLAPAAPVPQGSGDLWRGN